From one Pedobacter faecalis genomic stretch:
- a CDS encoding RagB/SusD family nutrient uptake outer membrane protein has translation MKNILVILILATTCIVCSCKKELLNQDNPNTLTVEQFWKTESDAQRGVNAIYHMFYQPGGWSRWIYFRLDLTSDEGFSKSPWTELADWTRFQYINYNFWEGNVATYRDTYKAIFRCNQVLTYVPQIPFSDENKRKQLLAEAKFLRAFYYYYAALLWENFPVVTTLQSAVDTPPASKLADVWAQVENDLSQAATDLPPQWSGNDIGRPTKGAALALLGKAYMQQHKWNEAKQAFDYLVTGEGKVYYDLVDYKENFRAENENNKESVFEIQFSDANKTVEGDGPSSTMGTNRAQFFAPRTIGWSDGQARNWLVAEFKKEKTVSGQLDPRLRYTLFYPQLEADFGDKTYGRSWAWDADEAWFRKYSRDYMRNNEDYFNQINNRVIRFADVLLMYAEALNELGATADAYQYVNRVRQRVNLASLAVGYPQIGNDKVLFRERLKMERALELCGESVRWADLKRWGDLDTQAAVNAVAQRDPDFNNFVVGKTIRLPLPQIEVENNPNLVPNPNY, from the coding sequence ATGAAAAATATTTTAGTAATACTCATACTCGCTACAACTTGTATAGTATGTTCCTGCAAGAAGGAATTGCTTAATCAGGACAATCCCAACACGCTAACCGTCGAACAGTTCTGGAAAACTGAATCAGACGCGCAAAGGGGTGTTAACGCCATATACCATATGTTTTATCAGCCAGGAGGCTGGTCGCGATGGATCTATTTCAGGCTCGATTTAACCTCAGATGAAGGCTTTAGCAAGAGTCCCTGGACCGAACTGGCCGACTGGACCCGCTTTCAATACATCAACTATAATTTCTGGGAGGGTAATGTGGCGACTTACAGAGATACATACAAAGCGATATTTCGTTGCAATCAGGTGTTGACGTATGTACCGCAGATTCCATTTTCAGACGAGAATAAGCGGAAGCAATTGCTTGCAGAGGCTAAATTCCTTAGGGCATTCTATTATTACTATGCGGCACTACTATGGGAGAACTTCCCTGTTGTTACCACCCTGCAGAGTGCGGTCGATACCCCGCCTGCGAGCAAACTTGCTGACGTATGGGCGCAGGTTGAAAACGATCTCTCTCAGGCAGCAACAGACCTGCCGCCCCAGTGGAGCGGAAATGATATCGGACGACCCACAAAGGGTGCAGCATTGGCTTTACTTGGAAAAGCCTATATGCAACAGCATAAATGGAACGAGGCAAAACAGGCCTTCGATTACCTCGTAACCGGAGAAGGAAAGGTCTATTACGACCTCGTCGATTATAAAGAAAATTTCCGTGCTGAGAACGAAAACAATAAGGAGTCAGTATTTGAGATTCAGTTCTCCGACGCCAACAAAACGGTAGAGGGAGACGGCCCTAGCTCAACCATGGGCACCAACCGCGCACAGTTTTTTGCACCGCGTACAATCGGCTGGTCAGATGGGCAGGCACGCAACTGGTTGGTAGCAGAGTTTAAAAAGGAAAAAACAGTTTCAGGACAGCTCGATCCTCGACTGAGGTATACCCTGTTCTATCCGCAGCTTGAAGCAGATTTTGGCGACAAAACTTATGGAAGGAGCTGGGCCTGGGATGCCGACGAGGCTTGGTTCAGAAAGTATTCAAGAGATTATATGCGAAACAACGAGGATTATTTTAACCAGATAAACAACCGCGTTATTCGTTTTGCCGATGTGTTACTTATGTATGCCGAAGCTTTAAACGAACTTGGCGCTACTGCCGATGCGTATCAATATGTAAACCGGGTAAGGCAGCGCGTGAATCTTGCTTCACTGGCAGTAGGTTACCCCCAGATAGGTAACGACAAGGTGCTTTTCAGAGAACGTTTGAAAATGGAGCGCGCCTTAGAATTATGTGGAGAAAGCGTCCGTTGGGCCGACCTGAAACGTTGGGGAGATCTGGATACTCAAGCTGCAGTAAATGCTGTTGCTCAGCGAGATCCTGATTTTAATAACTTCGTTGTCGGTAAAACAATCCGATTGCCGCTCCCACAAATTGAAGTAGAAAACAACCCGAATCTTGTACCGAATCCAAATTATTGA
- a CDS encoding SusC/RagA family TonB-linked outer membrane protein, with amino-acid sequence MKEKLPSWREHHSRQTFLLLRNFVNYPRQAMLLLLLILGSYANASAQNSISGKVTHNGAPLPGVGILLKGTALSAVTNPEGRFTITVPDGSTAVLIFTYVGFAQQEIPVNSRTVVDVALVESDSNLSEVVVVGYGTQRKQDLTGAISVVKAQDVQKRQATTVAESLQGLATGIRVRGGGQPGSEAQIQIRGLKNLSGTNPLYVVDGLVTTANRDFNPADIESVQILKDASAAAIYGSRAANGVIIITTKKGAEGPMRIDFNGKSSLQTIPRFNLAGTEEFARLNYMAYDNSGTPRQNLDMSINTDWQDVAFRTGNLQDYSLSFSGGGQGSSYYVSGGYFKNKGTVISTDFDRLSFRVNTKGTKGIFTVGENLAISSANANEMSGNPIIDVVRLLPTIPVYDPANPGGYGYGNEARARTFATNPVAIADLDDRSNANLRIRGNVFSELQLLPQLKYRINLGYETSRDHFQNLRKQGNWTLNQPFDPSIYQENRAQSSTGLVENTLTFTEDLGKHRVNAVAGQSYQRNHYAQIWGRKRNILANPAGGYYNVLDQGNEPQTGGFKERTDLISYFGRIEYNYADKYLLNGVIRTDGTSRFGKDYKFGSYPSVSAAWRISKEDFFNNSWVSDLKIRANYGTLGSSNIGPYDYIATINTFSTIAMGPGQVIIPGSTQVQLVNPDLRWEKVIQQNYGLDAGFLNDRISVSAEYFIAKTKDVLLRYPLLISTGNDGGNPYVNGVTLQNKGFELTATYRENSSLFKYDVTANLTRLRNKVSDLGYGKNRTFVGNTVTERGQPIGMWYVLETDGLFQSNEDVTNYKNEAGMVIQPNARPGDIRFKDNNGDGQINNSDKRVVGSPWADYELGLNMNFSYKNFSLSMDWFGSFGATVFNGPRSVMDMFSDNTNYRAGIQPWTPETPNTDVPRAYYGSTINSRGDTDRWLEDGSFVRLKYIGLSYEIPSQIMQRVGFRNAQLTISGQNLLTFTDYTGLDPEFSNNSIFEKGYDFGAFPNLRTISLGLQFGF; translated from the coding sequence ATGAAAGAAAAGTTACCATCGTGGCGCGAGCACCATTCCCGCCAGACGTTCCTTCTTCTAAGGAATTTTGTTAATTATCCAAGGCAAGCCATGCTACTACTTTTGCTCATCCTGGGTAGTTACGCAAACGCATCAGCACAAAACAGCATTAGCGGAAAGGTTACCCACAATGGGGCACCCTTACCGGGCGTAGGTATCTTGTTAAAAGGAACTGCTTTGTCTGCAGTCACAAATCCTGAAGGCAGGTTTACCATAACCGTTCCGGACGGATCAACTGCGGTATTAATATTTACCTATGTAGGCTTTGCCCAACAGGAAATACCGGTAAACAGCCGGACGGTCGTCGACGTGGCCCTGGTTGAATCAGACTCCAATCTGAGTGAGGTTGTTGTAGTAGGTTACGGCACACAGCGGAAACAGGATCTTACCGGTGCGATATCGGTGGTAAAAGCTCAGGACGTACAAAAAAGACAGGCGACCACAGTGGCAGAATCATTACAAGGTCTTGCTACAGGAATCCGCGTGCGTGGAGGCGGACAGCCTGGTTCCGAAGCCCAGATTCAAATAAGAGGCCTTAAAAATCTTTCGGGAACAAATCCGCTCTACGTTGTAGACGGACTTGTAACAACGGCGAACCGGGATTTCAATCCGGCAGATATCGAGTCGGTTCAGATATTGAAAGATGCCTCTGCAGCAGCTATTTACGGCTCCCGGGCTGCTAATGGTGTAATCATCATCACCACCAAAAAAGGCGCAGAAGGCCCCATGCGGATCGATTTTAACGGTAAATCAAGTCTTCAGACCATCCCGAGGTTTAATCTGGCCGGAACGGAAGAATTTGCGCGGCTCAACTATATGGCCTACGATAACTCCGGTACCCCCCGTCAAAATCTTGATATGTCAATAAACACCGACTGGCAGGACGTTGCGTTCAGAACCGGAAATCTACAAGATTATTCCCTGAGCTTTTCGGGAGGTGGTCAAGGCAGTAGTTATTACGTTTCTGGCGGTTATTTCAAGAACAAAGGAACAGTAATCAGTACCGACTTCGATCGTCTGAGCTTTCGTGTAAATACAAAAGGCACAAAAGGAATTTTTACCGTTGGTGAGAATCTGGCCATTAGTAGTGCAAATGCAAATGAAATGTCGGGCAACCCAATCATTGACGTGGTACGTCTGTTACCGACAATTCCGGTCTACGACCCGGCAAATCCAGGTGGATATGGATATGGCAATGAGGCACGGGCCAGAACCTTTGCTACCAATCCCGTGGCTATCGCCGATTTAGACGACCGCAGTAATGCTAATCTGCGAATCCGGGGGAACGTATTCTCAGAATTGCAGCTCTTGCCACAGCTAAAATACCGGATCAATCTGGGATACGAAACCAGCCGAGATCATTTTCAAAATCTGCGTAAACAAGGTAACTGGACGTTAAACCAACCATTCGATCCTTCCATATATCAGGAAAATCGTGCGCAGTCATCTACCGGACTCGTCGAAAATACACTAACGTTCACAGAAGATCTGGGTAAACATCGCGTGAATGCTGTTGCCGGACAATCTTATCAGCGGAACCACTATGCTCAGATATGGGGCAGAAAGCGAAATATTCTGGCCAATCCGGCGGGCGGCTACTATAATGTGCTTGATCAGGGAAATGAACCGCAGACTGGCGGGTTTAAGGAGCGTACCGATCTGATCTCCTACTTCGGTCGGATAGAGTATAATTATGCTGACAAGTACCTGCTAAACGGAGTAATACGAACGGACGGTACATCGAGATTTGGTAAAGACTATAAGTTCGGCTCTTATCCTTCAGTTTCTGCCGCATGGCGGATCAGTAAAGAGGATTTTTTTAATAATTCATGGGTCAGCGACTTAAAGATCCGCGCAAATTACGGGACACTGGGCAGCAGCAATATTGGCCCCTACGACTACATTGCAACCATCAATACATTTTCGACCATCGCGATGGGTCCCGGACAAGTTATCATTCCCGGTTCCACCCAAGTACAACTTGTCAATCCGGACCTAAGGTGGGAAAAGGTTATCCAGCAAAACTATGGTCTGGACGCTGGTTTTCTTAACGACAGGATATCGGTCAGTGCAGAATACTTTATCGCTAAAACGAAAGACGTGCTTTTAAGGTATCCGCTGTTGATCTCCACAGGAAATGATGGAGGTAACCCGTACGTGAATGGCGTAACACTCCAGAACAAGGGTTTCGAACTCACAGCCACTTATAGAGAAAATTCATCACTGTTCAAATACGACGTCACGGCAAATTTGACCAGGCTTCGTAACAAGGTAAGTGATCTCGGTTATGGTAAAAACCGCACATTTGTTGGCAACACAGTTACCGAGCGGGGTCAGCCGATTGGCATGTGGTACGTTCTGGAAACCGATGGGCTTTTTCAGAGTAATGAAGATGTCACTAATTATAAAAACGAGGCAGGTATGGTAATTCAGCCCAACGCCCGGCCTGGCGACATCCGTTTTAAAGATAACAATGGTGATGGGCAGATCAACAATTCTGATAAGCGGGTTGTGGGCAGTCCTTGGGCAGACTACGAACTGGGCCTAAATATGAATTTTTCATACAAGAATTTCTCTTTGAGCATGGACTGGTTCGGATCATTTGGCGCCACAGTCTTTAACGGACCCAGAAGTGTGATGGACATGTTTTCCGATAACACTAACTACCGGGCGGGTATACAACCCTGGACGCCGGAGACTCCAAATACCGACGTTCCCAGGGCATATTACGGTAGCACGATTAATTCACGAGGTGATACCGACCGTTGGCTGGAAGACGGCAGTTTCGTCCGCCTCAAATATATAGGTCTTTCCTATGAAATCCCTTCACAGATCATGCAGCGGGTAGGTTTCAGAAACGCTCAGCTAACTATCTCCGGACAGAACTTGCTCACCTTTACCGATTACACCGGACTCGATCCGGAATTTAGCAACAACAGCATCTTTGAAAAGGGGTATGACTTCGGTGCCTTCCCTAACCTCAGAACGATATCTCTCGGCTTACAGTTTGGATTTTAA
- a CDS encoding hybrid sensor histidine kinase/response regulator transcription factor, with product MTVSRLLVILILVFCINAKISKGQPFNFRHYQVEDGLSYNSVICSMEDRTGFMWFGTKDGLNRFDGYKFKVFRHDPELRGTIGHNFIQSLSEAQDKSIWVGTLNGLYRFDPLTERFSLIKTTNGGIIRDVKTGKNGNIWYIRNGMLCEYIFAEQRVRTFDGPLSSLCSAIDVDSDGAVWVSTESGLLHRFDAGLGRIETLNVFNRSRQAISNRIECILDGGQGMMLVGTSNQGFKILNTQTGSYKDISIQSFDNTPIYVRDFLHYQGDEFWIATESGIFIYNLKSGSYINLRHRFNDPYSLSDNAVYTLTRDREGGIWAGTYFGGINYFPKQYTPFEKFFAQEDGRALSGNAVREICTDDFGNIWIGTEDAGLNKFNPETGTFQHYGPTGRSTSLSHSNIHGLLAVGGELWIGTFEHGLDVMDIRSSKITRSYRRGNGPGSLGSNFVESLLRTSSGEILIGTASGLYRYNRGHDNFSLIDALPEHLHYTALMEDSKGNIWAGTLRDGLYVFNPSTGRAAAFKHQPERNNTLASNYVNGLFQDSSGTIWITTETGLCRLNHDQKTFKNYNSSDGFPSDVFYRVLEDRRGSLWISTARGLVRFDLKTESTHVYNRSNGILSDQFNYSSAFQDGQGRMYFGSVKGLIRFDPNRFAVNRHHAPLFITGFQVHNKDLQIDANNSALKTSINFTDEISLNYNQSTFSIDFAALSFTAPEITQYEYMLDGLEKSWTHLNENRKVYFTQLPAGSYLFKLRAANSSGIWSEGIKTLRITIRPPFWASSWAFLVYFVLAGTAIYYGFRYYNHWMKERHTRRIERWETQKDKELYQAKINFFTYVTHEIRTPLTLIKGPLDDISKKISGIDGVEEDILVMKRNTDRLIELTNQLLDFRKTEIKGFSLNFIYCSISKILLENIDRFKVAAEDRKLLVAIDIPKQEVYAFADPEALNKILSNLLDNACKYAAQTLEITLSVNSEEFIIEVSSDGKIIDALHREKIFEPFYRINTSKELRGTGIGLPLARSLAELHEGSLSLAATDRILNRFILRLPLHHAQEFNLTQRPGKTLAQENADDDTERAVNLPVVLLVEDNLEIRRFIGSRLVHEYELIYAGNGKEALAMLATRAVQLIVSDIMMPEMDGIELCKLLKGNIESAHIPIILLTARNTLGSKIQGLEAGADAYIEKPFSPDHLLTQINNLLVTRDKIKNYFSRSPLVHIKTMAYNKADEAFLEKLNECIIKNIDNSMLDVDFLANVMNMSRPTLYRKIREISDLTPHELISITRLKKAAELLAEGQHKILKIASMTGFSSAAQFSRSFAKQFGSTPSEFAALAKRG from the coding sequence ATGACCGTGAGCAGACTTCTAGTAATCTTGATTCTTGTATTTTGTATAAATGCTAAGATTTCAAAGGGCCAACCCTTTAATTTCAGACATTATCAAGTTGAAGACGGACTTTCGTATAATTCGGTAATCTGTAGTATGGAGGACCGCACTGGATTTATGTGGTTCGGAACAAAGGATGGCCTCAACAGGTTTGACGGATACAAATTCAAAGTTTTCCGGCACGATCCTGAGTTGCGCGGCACAATAGGTCACAATTTTATTCAGAGTCTGTCCGAGGCCCAGGATAAATCAATCTGGGTGGGCACCTTAAATGGCTTATATCGTTTTGACCCGCTAACCGAAAGGTTTTCTTTAATTAAGACTACGAACGGAGGAATTATACGCGATGTTAAAACAGGAAAAAACGGAAACATCTGGTATATAAGGAACGGCATGCTTTGCGAGTATATCTTTGCGGAGCAGCGTGTCCGAACGTTTGATGGCCCGTTGTCATCTCTCTGTAGTGCTATTGATGTTGATTCCGACGGGGCCGTATGGGTATCGACGGAGTCCGGTTTATTACATCGCTTTGATGCCGGATTGGGCAGAATAGAAACCCTGAATGTCTTTAACCGTTCAAGGCAGGCAATATCGAACCGAATAGAGTGCATTTTGGATGGCGGACAAGGCATGATGCTGGTAGGAACCTCAAACCAGGGGTTTAAAATCCTGAATACGCAAACGGGCAGCTATAAAGACATTTCCATTCAAAGTTTCGATAATACCCCGATCTACGTCAGGGATTTTTTGCATTACCAGGGTGACGAGTTTTGGATTGCAACTGAATCGGGTATCTTTATATACAATTTAAAATCGGGCAGCTACATCAACCTAAGACATCGGTTTAATGATCCTTATTCCCTTTCCGACAACGCGGTGTATACGCTTACACGCGACAGAGAGGGCGGAATATGGGCAGGAACCTATTTTGGAGGCATCAATTACTTTCCGAAACAGTATACGCCCTTTGAGAAGTTTTTTGCTCAGGAGGACGGAAGGGCATTGAGTGGTAATGCGGTTAGAGAAATTTGCACTGATGATTTCGGAAATATTTGGATTGGTACGGAAGACGCTGGTCTGAATAAATTCAATCCAGAAACAGGAACGTTCCAGCACTATGGCCCGACAGGACGGTCGACCTCCTTATCGCACTCTAACATTCATGGCCTTTTGGCTGTCGGCGGCGAACTCTGGATCGGAACATTTGAACACGGACTGGATGTGATGGACATCAGAAGTTCAAAAATCACCCGAAGCTACAGGAGAGGTAACGGGCCCGGTAGCCTAGGGAGCAATTTTGTGGAAAGCCTGCTTCGTACGAGTTCGGGGGAGATACTTATTGGAACAGCCAGTGGACTTTACCGTTATAACCGTGGCCACGATAACTTTAGCCTGATAGACGCTTTGCCTGAGCATCTGCATTACACCGCGCTAATGGAAGACAGCAAAGGCAATATTTGGGCTGGAACACTGCGTGACGGGCTTTACGTATTTAATCCTTCTACCGGCAGGGCTGCAGCATTCAAACACCAGCCTGAAAGGAACAATACCTTAGCAAGCAATTATGTAAACGGCCTTTTTCAGGACAGCAGCGGCACGATATGGATAACGACGGAAACCGGTTTATGCAGATTAAACCATGATCAAAAGACCTTTAAAAATTATAACTCGTCTGATGGTTTTCCAAGTGATGTATTTTACCGAGTCTTGGAAGACCGACGCGGCAGCCTGTGGATAAGCACGGCGAGAGGGCTGGTTCGTTTCGATTTAAAAACGGAAAGTACCCATGTGTATAATCGTTCGAACGGCATTCTCAGCGATCAGTTTAACTATAGCTCTGCGTTTCAGGATGGGCAGGGACGGATGTACTTCGGGAGTGTAAAAGGATTGATCAGGTTTGATCCTAATCGGTTTGCAGTGAACCGGCACCATGCTCCGCTATTTATTACCGGCTTCCAGGTCCATAATAAGGACCTTCAAATAGACGCAAATAATTCAGCTTTGAAAACGTCCATTAATTTTACAGACGAGATTTCTCTTAATTACAATCAGTCGACCTTTAGTATTGATTTTGCCGCCTTGAGCTTTACAGCGCCGGAAATAACACAATATGAGTATATGCTGGACGGCCTTGAGAAAAGCTGGACTCATTTAAATGAAAACCGTAAAGTGTATTTTACCCAACTTCCAGCTGGCTCGTACCTATTCAAGCTGAGGGCGGCGAACAGCAGCGGCATCTGGAGTGAGGGAATAAAAACGCTCAGAATTACAATCCGTCCGCCATTCTGGGCAAGTAGCTGGGCATTTCTTGTTTACTTCGTTTTAGCTGGTACGGCGATATACTATGGATTTCGGTATTATAACCACTGGATGAAGGAGCGGCATACCCGCAGAATTGAACGGTGGGAAACACAAAAGGATAAAGAGCTCTACCAAGCGAAAATCAACTTCTTCACTTACGTGACGCATGAGATCAGGACGCCACTTACCCTCATAAAAGGGCCTCTTGACGATATAAGTAAGAAGATATCCGGCATAGATGGGGTTGAGGAAGATATTCTGGTGATGAAAAGAAACACAGATCGTCTTATTGAACTCACTAATCAGCTGCTGGATTTTCGAAAGACAGAAATAAAGGGTTTTAGTCTGAACTTTATATACTGTAGTATAAGTAAAATTTTGCTTGAAAATATAGATCGGTTTAAGGTTGCCGCTGAGGACCGAAAACTGCTTGTAGCTATCGACATCCCTAAGCAAGAGGTATACGCCTTTGCTGATCCTGAAGCGCTTAACAAGATTCTGAGCAACTTGCTGGACAATGCATGCAAATATGCAGCGCAGACTCTTGAGATTACGCTTAGTGTAAACAGCGAGGAGTTTATTATCGAAGTGTCAAGTGACGGAAAAATAATTGATGCCTTGCACCGTGAAAAGATCTTTGAACCCTTTTATAGGATAAATACCAGCAAAGAACTTCGTGGAACTGGGATTGGACTACCACTGGCGCGTTCTCTTGCTGAACTGCATGAAGGTTCTTTATCCCTAGCCGCGACGGACCGTATTTTGAACCGATTTATTTTACGTCTTCCTCTTCACCACGCTCAGGAATTTAATCTTACGCAGCGACCAGGAAAAACTTTGGCTCAGGAAAATGCTGATGATGATACCGAACGCGCTGTCAACTTACCTGTTGTATTACTGGTGGAAGATAATCTGGAGATACGCCGGTTTATCGGCTCCCGACTTGTACATGAGTACGAACTTATATATGCAGGTAATGGAAAAGAAGCTCTGGCAATGCTCGCCACAAGAGCGGTACAACTCATAGTAAGTGACATTATGATGCCCGAAATGGACGGCATTGAACTTTGCAAACTGCTTAAAGGGAACATAGAATCTGCCCATATCCCAATTATTCTACTTACGGCAAGGAATACCCTGGGATCTAAAATTCAGGGTCTGGAGGCTGGTGCAGACGCGTATATTGAAAAACCCTTTTCTCCTGATCACCTGCTAACCCAAATCAACAACTTGCTGGTGACCCGTGATAAAATCAAAAACTACTTTTCGCGCTCTCCTCTCGTTCACATCAAGACCATGGCTTACAACAAAGCGGATGAGGCTTTTTTGGAAAAGCTTAACGAGTGCATCATAAAGAATATTGATAACAGCATGTTAGACGTGGATTTCCTGGCAAACGTCATGAACATGAGCAGGCCTACGCTTTACCGTAAGATCAGGGAAATTTCCGACCTTACACCACATGAACTCATTAGCATTACGCGCTTAAAAAAAGCCGCCGAACTACTCGCCGAAGGTCAACACAAAATATTAAAAATTGCGTCGATGACAGGATTCAGTTCTGCTGCTCAGTTTAGCCGGAGCTTTGCAAAACAGTTCGGTTCTACGCCGTCTGAGTTCGCGGCCCTGGCTAAGCGCGGCTAA
- a CDS encoding SPFH domain-containing protein — MSPATYILIILAVFLLIAFTSTFKVVPQRTVFIIERLGKYSRSLDAGFHILIPFIDKVAYKQNLKEQAIDVASQICITKDNIAVEVDGILYLQVIDPQKASYGIDNYRFAVIQISQTTMRSVIGRMELDKTFEERETVNATIVSAVDRASDPWGIKVSRYEVKNIAPPQSIRDAMEKQMRAEREKRALIAESEGDKQAKINRAEGDKQEMIARSEGEKMRKINEASGTAAEIEMVAVATAKGIIEIAKSINQEGGVNAVNLRIAEQYLTEFGKLAKVNNSMIVPADLSNIAGVISSVTSVLNTANVNGPAPGTNIGRKA, encoded by the coding sequence ATGAGTCCAGCAACCTATATTCTTATTATCCTAGCGGTCTTTCTATTGATCGCCTTTACATCAACGTTCAAGGTGGTACCGCAGCGAACAGTTTTCATCATTGAGCGCCTGGGCAAGTATAGCCGTTCTTTGGATGCAGGATTCCATATTCTGATACCTTTCATCGATAAAGTTGCCTACAAGCAGAATCTCAAGGAGCAGGCTATAGATGTGGCTTCCCAGATATGTATAACGAAGGACAATATCGCAGTGGAGGTGGACGGAATTCTTTACCTCCAGGTTATTGATCCTCAGAAAGCCTCGTATGGCATTGATAATTATCGCTTTGCAGTGATCCAAATATCTCAGACAACCATGAGAAGTGTCATTGGACGTATGGAACTTGATAAAACTTTTGAAGAGCGGGAAACGGTAAATGCAACCATCGTAAGTGCGGTTGACAGGGCCAGCGATCCATGGGGTATAAAGGTATCCCGCTATGAAGTGAAAAATATTGCTCCGCCTCAAAGTATCCGTGATGCCATGGAAAAGCAAATGCGTGCCGAGCGTGAAAAGCGTGCCCTTATTGCAGAGTCAGAAGGAGATAAGCAGGCAAAAATAAACCGTGCAGAAGGAGACAAGCAGGAAATGATTGCCCGTTCGGAAGGTGAAAAAATGCGGAAGATTAATGAAGCGAGCGGAACCGCCGCTGAAATTGAGATGGTAGCCGTGGCAACCGCCAAGGGTATTATCGAGATCGCCAAGTCCATCAATCAGGAAGGTGGCGTAAACGCAGTGAACCTTCGAATTGCTGAGCAGTACCTTACAGAGTTTGGTAAGCTGGCGAAAGTAAACAACAGTATGATCGTTCCGGCCGATTTGTCCAATATCGCCGGCGTGATTTCAAGCGTTACTTCCGTCCTTAATACAGCGAATGTAAACGGTCCAGCGCCGGGCACAAATATTGGTCGGAAGGCATAA
- a CDS encoding NfeD family protein, whose translation MNDFFNDTLIWFCIGFAFFLLEFLLPGFILFFFGVGAWIVAIMTLMAEVSVNTQILVFIGSSVITVLLLRNWLKAKFGTTVNDTELEDEFVGKVGQAETNIGPNQQGKVEFKGTMWDAISDEPILAGENVLITGTKSIKLIVKPIQNN comes from the coding sequence ATGAACGATTTTTTTAACGATACGCTGATCTGGTTTTGTATCGGGTTTGCCTTTTTTCTACTTGAATTTTTACTACCGGGCTTTATCCTGTTTTTCTTTGGTGTCGGGGCCTGGATAGTTGCCATCATGACACTTATGGCCGAGGTGTCTGTGAACACACAGATTTTGGTTTTCATTGGCAGTTCCGTTATCACCGTACTGCTGCTGAGGAATTGGTTGAAAGCAAAGTTCGGTACCACGGTAAACGACACAGAGCTGGAAGATGAGTTTGTAGGTAAAGTGGGACAGGCAGAGACAAACATTGGTCCCAATCAGCAGGGAAAAGTTGAGTTTAAGGGAACGATGTGGGATGCAATATCTGACGAGCCCATTCTCGCCGGAGAAAATGTGCTGATAACTGGCACAAAGAGTATAAAATTAATCGTAAAACCAATACAAAATAACTAA
- a CDS encoding trimeric intracellular cation channel family protein encodes MEQLHTLYYFLDLAGAFVFAISGAAAARQRGMDLFGICAIAFTVACGGGIIRDLCIGAIPPAGLANWRYLVAAIIAAGMTISLYPLVQRLNHPVLFFDALGLALFAVTGAQKSLAYGHNDQVAILLGITTAVGGGVLRDILLNRVPVILQREVYASAALIGAGLVVLGRHFKWLSSDQTSLLALVICFIIRLLALRYRWNLPVFARKQV; translated from the coding sequence ATGGAGCAACTTCACACGCTGTACTATTTTCTTGATCTTGCTGGTGCTTTTGTTTTTGCGATAAGCGGGGCAGCGGCCGCCAGGCAGCGTGGTATGGACCTGTTTGGTATCTGTGCCATAGCATTTACGGTAGCATGTGGAGGCGGAATTATCAGAGATCTGTGTATTGGGGCTATACCGCCTGCGGGTCTGGCCAACTGGCGGTATCTTGTTGCAGCTATAATTGCCGCCGGCATGACGATAAGCTTATATCCATTGGTACAGCGGCTCAATCACCCGGTACTCTTTTTTGATGCCCTGGGCTTAGCGCTTTTTGCCGTTACCGGCGCACAAAAAAGTCTGGCCTACGGACATAATGACCAGGTCGCTATCCTCTTGGGTATTACCACAGCCGTAGGCGGAGGCGTCCTGCGTGATATCCTGCTCAACAGAGTGCCTGTCATTTTGCAAAGGGAGGTGTACGCCTCTGCCGCTCTTATTGGTGCCGGACTTGTTGTGCTGGGTCGTCATTTTAAATGGTTAAGCAGCGATCAAACCTCTCTTCTCGCACTGGTAATATGTTTCATCATCCGGTTGCTCGCGCTACGCTATCGATGGAATTTACCCGTCTTCGCCCGAAAACAGGTCTAG